Proteins encoded in a region of the Candidatus Korarchaeota archaeon NZ13-K genome:
- the cobO gene encoding cob(I)yrinic acid a,c-diamide adenosyltransferase: MIHLYTGDGKGKTTAAFGLALRNIGWGGRVLVIQFLKRGRSGELKCAARIPELEVRQYGTGKFIVNGSADERDYELARRGLEEAREALSSGKYTLVVLDEVNVAVHLGLLNEEDVIEALRGRNPSTEVVLTGRHAPKSFYDLADYVTEFVKVKHPYDRGVLARMGIEY; this comes from the coding sequence ATGATACATCTTTACACAGGGGACGGGAAGGGAAAGACAACGGCCGCTTTTGGCCTGGCCCTCAGGAACATAGGATGGGGTGGTAGGGTCCTAGTGATACAATTCCTGAAGAGGGGCAGGAGCGGTGAGCTCAAATGCGCGGCCAGAATTCCCGAACTGGAGGTCAGGCAATACGGCACCGGTAAGTTCATAGTCAACGGCTCCGCTGATGAGAGGGATTACGAGCTGGCCAGGAGGGGATTAGAGGAGGCTAGGGAAGCATTATCATCAGGAAAGTATACGTTGGTGGTGCTTGATGAGGTAAACGTGGCCGTTCACCTCGGTCTACTAAATGAAGAGGATGTGATAGAGGCCCTCAGGGGCAGGAACCCATCGACGGAGGTTGTTCTGACCGGAAGGCATGCTCCGAAATCTTTTTATGACCTAGCTGACTACGTGACCGAGTTCGTGAAGGTAAAGCATCCCTACGATCGGGGTGTCCTGGCTAGGATGGGTATTGAGTATTGA
- a CDS encoding NADH-quinone oxidoreductase subunit B, whose translation MVCSLEGTMLVGNLERSARKAAAWLVNKRPIRDIRDWGISFSLWPVHFTTACCGAEFAASAAPKYDAERLGFLPFIGIRQCNLLFIEGTLSRKMAEAAIWVYEQMPEPKFVIGMGACAIDGGIFWNSYNIVRPMDILPVHVFIPGCPPRPEAVAQAIIMLQRRIRSGELVRYEDR comes from the coding sequence ATGGTCTGCTCCCTAGAGGGTACCATGCTGGTTGGGAACTTGGAGAGGTCCGCTAGGAAAGCCGCGGCATGGTTGGTTAACAAGAGACCGATAAGGGACATAAGGGACTGGGGAATCTCCTTCTCCCTCTGGCCGGTCCACTTCACCACGGCGTGCTGCGGTGCTGAGTTCGCGGCATCGGCTGCACCCAAATATGATGCTGAGAGGCTTGGGTTCCTCCCATTCATAGGGATAAGGCAGTGCAACCTCCTCTTCATCGAGGGGACTTTGAGCAGGAAGATGGCCGAGGCTGCCATATGGGTGTACGAGCAGATGCCGGAGCCAAAGTTCGTTATAGGCATGGGGGCTTGCGCGATAGATGGCGGCATATTCTGGAACAGTTACAACATAGTGAGGCCCATGGACATACTCCCTGTTCACGTCTTCATACCCGGCTGCCCTCCGAGGCCCGAGGCCGTGGCTCAAGCGATAATCATGCTCCAGAGGAGGATAAGGAGCGGGGAGCTGGTGAGGTATGAGGATCGATGA
- a CDS encoding NADH-quinone oxidoreductase subunit C codes for MRIDDLRVEIEARLRDLGAEVGSREPNILEVRVGRERVVEAAIRLRDMGLDHVKAVTAIDYPNERFEVVYVTSSYSNPELAYFLVNLRVSLPYDDPRMPSLVQVWPSALYQEHEEHDLLGLEFEGNPRMGERLLLPDDYRGTPPLRKEFKLRTEGIDA; via the coding sequence ATGAGGATCGATGATCTGAGGGTTGAGATAGAGGCCAGGCTGAGGGACTTGGGAGCTGAGGTTGGCTCCAGGGAGCCTAACATCTTGGAGGTGAGGGTGGGCAGGGAGAGAGTGGTCGAGGCGGCCATCAGGCTCAGGGACATGGGGCTGGATCATGTGAAGGCCGTGACGGCCATAGACTACCCTAATGAGAGGTTCGAGGTCGTTTACGTGACCTCATCCTACTCTAATCCCGAACTGGCCTACTTCCTCGTCAACCTACGCGTTTCCCTGCCCTACGATGACCCTAGGATGCCCTCACTGGTACAAGTTTGGCCCAGCGCACTGTATCAGGAGCATGAGGAGCATGACCTCCTCGGCCTCGAGTTCGAGGGGAATCCGAGGATGGGAGAGAGGCTCCTCCTCCCGGATGACTACAGGGGCACACCGCCGCTCAGGAAGGAGTTCAAGTTGAGAACGGAGGGGATAGATGCATGA
- a CDS encoding NADH-quinone oxidoreductase subunit D, whose product MSSMEEREIELLIGPQHPASGHMRLVAKVDGDVVVELRPNIGYVHRSVEKLAEVKKYLQIIPLVERPSLADTTANNLAYVMAVEKLLGIDPPERAKYLRTLLAEINRIHSHLYGLGIHGVMIGSSTAYMWCFGDREPFLELAQELTGARLTYSYIIPGGVRRDLPAGFGERAERVLRYMENRMKDYFDLYFNNPVVRARLEGVGVLSRDDAIRLGVTGPNLRASGVAYDVRRAEPYAAYPELEFDVVTEQAGDSFARVMVRVREIVESMRIIRQVLRKIPEGPILHENYEKLIPPKLREEMKRRGMVKFPSVFANLRVPAGEAISRVEGGRGEVVFHIVSDGKLSPYRMRMVTPSFRNVILFEHLTRGVRVADIPAIYGSLDYFPPEADR is encoded by the coding sequence ATGAGCTCGATGGAGGAGAGGGAGATAGAGCTGCTGATAGGTCCTCAGCACCCGGCCTCCGGCCACATGAGGCTGGTGGCCAAGGTTGATGGGGATGTGGTGGTCGAGCTGAGGCCCAACATAGGATACGTCCACAGATCCGTTGAGAAGCTGGCCGAGGTGAAGAAGTACCTGCAGATAATCCCCCTAGTGGAGAGGCCCTCCCTGGCCGATACGACAGCAAACAATCTGGCTTACGTGATGGCGGTCGAGAAACTCTTGGGGATAGATCCCCCAGAGAGGGCGAAGTATCTCAGGACCCTCCTGGCGGAGATAAACAGGATCCACAGCCACCTCTACGGGCTGGGAATACATGGGGTGATGATAGGATCGTCCACAGCTTACATGTGGTGCTTCGGAGACAGGGAACCATTCTTAGAGCTGGCTCAGGAGCTGACAGGGGCCAGGCTGACTTACTCCTACATAATACCGGGCGGCGTCAGGAGGGACCTGCCAGCCGGCTTCGGGGAGAGGGCCGAGAGGGTCCTCAGGTACATGGAGAATAGGATGAAGGACTACTTCGATCTCTACTTCAACAACCCCGTCGTGAGGGCTAGGCTGGAGGGGGTGGGTGTCCTCAGCAGGGATGATGCCATAAGGCTCGGCGTGACGGGGCCAAACCTCAGGGCCAGTGGTGTGGCTTACGATGTGAGGAGGGCAGAGCCGTACGCCGCTTACCCCGAGCTGGAGTTCGATGTCGTGACGGAGCAGGCCGGAGATTCCTTCGCCAGGGTCATGGTCAGGGTCAGGGAGATAGTGGAGAGCATGAGGATAATAAGGCAGGTCCTCAGGAAGATTCCCGAAGGACCCATACTTCATGAAAATTACGAGAAACTGATACCGCCAAAGTTGAGGGAGGAAATGAAGAGGAGAGGCATGGTGAAGTTCCCATCGGTTTTCGCGAACCTCAGGGTGCCGGCAGGGGAGGCGATATCCCGCGTTGAGGGGGGAAGGGGGGAGGTCGTGTTCCACATAGTCAGCGACGGGAAGCTCAGCCCTTATAGGATGAGGATGGTGACGCCCTCCTTCAGGAACGTCATCCTGTTCGAGCATCTCACCAGGGGAGTCAGGGTGGCTGACATCCCCGCGATTTACGGCAGCCTGGATTACTTCCCGCCGGAGGCTGATAGGTGA
- a CDS encoding NADH-quinone oxidoreductase subunit NuoH, whose amino-acid sequence MDIIGLLFEPYIFIPLVFPGLIAAFILLLIIIWLERKIAAKVQLRYGPLYVLKPLGGVIQTVADLLRYLFQEPIIPKGVDRIAFLMTPVFLFGLAYLPLVAIPVSPTYYAFRSDVSLLLVLALTTLAPIFTVLMGWASNNKFSLIGGVREGYLVISYEIPMFLSALSMALLYNSLDLVEIAEAQRRIWGALLNPVAALTMLLLMYMSTSRFPFEIPEAESEIVAGPYTEYSGIIYGLVMGASYVKLYVLSLVYSILFLGGWNPLPSNDAILAGTILFIKAFLLVAIGAFLRAVYPRFRIDQAIGIGWKIAFPLSLISILLSLSLIIGGVSLVG is encoded by the coding sequence ATGGACATCATCGGGTTATTGTTTGAGCCTTACATATTCATCCCGCTGGTTTTTCCCGGATTGATAGCAGCCTTCATTCTCCTGCTCATAATAATATGGCTGGAGAGAAAGATAGCCGCCAAAGTGCAGCTCAGATATGGCCCTCTCTACGTCCTGAAGCCCCTGGGTGGTGTGATACAGACAGTGGCCGATCTGCTGAGGTACCTCTTCCAAGAGCCGATAATACCTAAGGGAGTGGATAGGATAGCATTCCTGATGACCCCAGTCTTCCTCTTCGGGCTGGCCTACCTCCCCCTGGTGGCAATACCAGTGAGCCCGACATACTATGCGTTCAGAAGCGATGTATCCCTGCTCTTAGTGCTTGCCCTGACGACGCTCGCCCCGATATTCACTGTCCTGATGGGATGGGCGAGCAACAACAAGTTCTCACTGATAGGAGGGGTGAGGGAGGGCTACCTGGTGATCTCGTACGAGATCCCGATGTTCCTATCGGCCCTATCCATGGCACTCCTGTACAACTCTCTGGACCTCGTCGAGATAGCTGAGGCCCAGAGGAGAATCTGGGGGGCTCTCCTGAACCCTGTGGCGGCGCTGACAATGCTCCTACTCATGTACATGTCCACCTCCAGGTTCCCGTTCGAGATACCGGAGGCGGAGAGCGAGATAGTGGCAGGTCCCTACACGGAGTACAGCGGGATAATATACGGGCTCGTGATGGGGGCCTCCTACGTGAAGCTCTACGTCCTCAGCTTGGTCTACTCCATACTCTTCCTTGGTGGGTGGAACCCGCTTCCCTCGAACGATGCGATCCTCGCGGGAACGATCCTCTTCATCAAAGCTTTCCTGCTGGTGGCGATAGGGGCCTTCCTCAGGGCAGTATATCCTAGGTTCAGGATAGATCAGGCGATAGGGATAGGCTGGAAGATAGCCTTCCCGCTCTCCCTGATATCGATCCTGCTCTCCCTTTCGCTGATAATAGGGGGTGTGAGTCTTGTCGGTTAG
- a CDS encoding NADH-quinone oxidoreductase subunit I, whose translation MTLMYPDEVQDLPDGYRGMIEYDWDSCIKCSLCAMVCPADAMKMYVSKEESEREGKTVKRPGINYTRCIFCGFCVDICPTDSLRFTKVHDVAYYTYEEQIYPPVEFSKGVPKPFYFREPKRVRVILDERRGIKYEPVGES comes from the coding sequence ATGACCCTCATGTATCCCGATGAGGTCCAGGACCTGCCCGATGGGTACAGGGGGATGATAGAGTACGATTGGGACTCCTGCATAAAGTGCTCCCTCTGCGCAATGGTCTGCCCCGCCGATGCGATGAAGATGTACGTCTCCAAGGAGGAGTCGGAGAGGGAGGGGAAGACCGTCAAGAGGCCGGGGATAAACTATACTAGGTGCATCTTCTGCGGTTTCTGCGTGGATATCTGCCCGACGGATTCCCTCAGGTTCACCAAGGTGCATGATGTCGCTTATTACACCTACGAGGAGCAGATATACCCTCCGGTGGAGTTCAGCAAGGGGGTTCCCAAGCCCTTCTACTTCAGGGAGCCCAAGAGGGTCCGCGTGATCCTGGATGAGAGGAGGGGGATAAAGTATGAGCCAGTTGGTGAATCCTGA
- a CDS encoding NADH-quinone oxidoreductase subunit J: MSQLVNPDLLLFGISAVLILISSLLVIIHRSIVYAAFFLSIVGIANSLLFSLLGFPIIALFHLIVYVGAAVTFILFSLVMMREVPTVEPGLKLVAFSSLLLAALVLSRIFLYVSAQPSFYLDYRGLTSILVERYWFALVVASLALVTTLIEAITLARREV; the protein is encoded by the coding sequence ATGAGCCAGTTGGTGAATCCTGATCTTCTCCTATTCGGAATATCAGCCGTGTTGATCCTGATATCATCGCTCCTGGTGATAATCCACAGATCGATAGTTTACGCGGCCTTCTTCCTCTCGATAGTGGGCATAGCGAATTCCCTCCTGTTCTCGCTGCTCGGCTTCCCGATAATAGCGCTATTCCACCTCATAGTCTACGTGGGAGCCGCTGTCACCTTCATACTATTCTCCCTGGTCATGATGAGGGAGGTCCCGACGGTGGAGCCGGGATTGAAGCTGGTCGCTTTCTCATCGTTGCTACTGGCGGCGCTGGTCCTCTCCAGGATATTCCTTTATGTCAGCGCTCAGCCCTCATTTTACCTGGATTACAGGGGGCTAACATCGATACTGGTCGAGAGGTACTGGTTCGCCCTGGTTGTGGCGAGCCTAGCCCTAGTGACCACCCTGATAGAGGCGATAACCCTGGCCAGGAGGGAGGTCTGA
- a CDS encoding NADH-quinone oxidoreductase subunit NuoK codes for MEAQYYLILSGLLLSIGVYGVLTRRNMIRMLLSAEIIFNAALLSLLSLASLDSGYGPVGGALALISISLSAAEVGVIVSIAIMMFRMKGTLDTYELRKFRG; via the coding sequence ATGGAGGCTCAATATTACCTGATCCTCTCCGGGTTGCTCCTCTCCATAGGGGTTTACGGTGTCCTGACCAGGAGGAACATGATCAGGATGCTCCTATCAGCTGAGATCATTTTTAATGCCGCTCTCCTCTCCCTTCTCTCTCTAGCCTCTCTGGACTCGGGCTACGGGCCGGTCGGAGGGGCTCTGGCGTTGATATCGATCTCGCTCTCCGCGGCGGAGGTCGGTGTCATAGTGTCGATAGCCATAATGATGTTCCGGATGAAGGGTACCCTGGATACCTATGAGCTGAGGAAGTTCAGGGGGTAG